The DNA sequence AGCTGGAGAACGGCACGAATCTCTCCGTCAAGTATCGCAATCGCAATACGGGCATCCTCATAACCCGCGTCGGTTATGAGCTGTCGCCGGCACTGATCCCGTTCATAGAAGGCTCGGTCGGAAAATCGCTTTACGATCTGCGCGAGGATCCGCTCGGCTTCGAGCGCTCGTACCAGACCTATGCCGCGCGCGGCGGTGTCGAGGTCGATCTCGGCGAGAAGCTCTATGGCGAGCTCGGCCTCGGCTATGAGACCTACAATTTCGAAGATGACCGGCTCGGTGAACTCAGCGGCCTGTCGGTCGATGGGCGCATCAACTGGTCGCCGCAGCGTGGCACCGATGTGCTCTTTGCGGTTTTGACCGACCTCAACCCATCGACGACACCGGGCGACCCGGGTTCGATCGACTACAACCTCACCAACATCATCACCCACCAGATGCGCTCGGATCTGGTGGCGCGTCTGACGAACAGCCTGACGCTGCGCAATTACCCCTCGGACGCCAGCTCATCGGACGAAATCACCTGGCGCACCGGCGCCGGCCTCACCTACGACATCAACCGCTACCTGGCGCTGACGGGCGACGTCAGCTACGAGCGCACGACCCGCGATCAAGGCGATACGACGGACATCACCCGCATCGGTGTCGGCCTGACGCTGCGGCGCTAGAGCAACTCCAGGAAAAGCGTGAAGCGGTTTTCCGTCCGGAATTACGTCGTTTCAAAGAAGCCTGCCATCTTCAACGAAAAAGGCCGCGCCCAAGGGACGCGGCCTTTCGCATGTTCGGGACCTGAGCGACTACTTCAGGCCGCTGAGCAGCGACTTCAGCGGACCTTCGACGGTCGGGCGGATGTCGCCGCGTTCCAGCGCAAAGGCAACGTTTGCCAGGATGAAGCCGTCCTTGGCGCCACAGTCATAGGTATCGCCACGGAAGTGATAGGCGGCGAACTGCTGGCTGTCGGAGAGCTTGAGCATGCCGTCGGTCAGCTGGATCTCGTTGCCGGCGCCGCGTTCCTGCTTTTCGAGGATCGGGAAGATCTCCGGTTGCAGGATGTAGCGGCCGTTGATGAAGAAGTTGGACGGGGCTGTGCCCGGTGCCGGCTTCTCGACCATCTTGGTGATCTTGAAACCGTCGCCCACCTTGTCGCCGACGCCGACGATACCGTACTTGTGGGCCTGGTCCGGTGCGCATTCCTCGACGGCGATGACATTGCCGCCGCTCTGCTCATAGAGCTCGACCATGCCCTTGAGGCAACCCTTTTCGCCCTTCATGATCATGTCCGGCAAAAGCAGCGCAAAGGGCTCGTTGCCGACGAGGTCGCGGGCGCACCAGACCGCGTGGCCGAGGCCGAGTGGCGCCTGCTGGCGGGTGAAGCTGGTCGTGCCGGCCTTCGGCAGGATACCGTCGAGCAGCGCGATTTCGGCCTTCTTGTTGCGCTCACGCAGGGTCTGGTCGAGTTCGACCTGGATGTCGAAATAATCCTCGATGACCGCCTTGCTGCGGCCGGTGACGAAGATCAGGTGCTCGATGCCGGCTTCCAGCGCCTCATCGACCACATATTGAATGACCGGCTTGTCCACCACCGTCAGCATTTCCTTCGGCACGGCCTTGGTGGCCGGCAGGAAACGGGTTCCCAGTCCTGCGACCGGGAACACGGCTTTGCGGACTTTACGCTTGTCGGTCATCGATACCTCCTTGATAGGACTTCACTCATAACTCTTGCTGAATGGCCTCGGACGTCAATCCGTCCAACCATACAGCGCTCCGTAATGGAGCCGCAATCTCTATGCCGTCAGCTGAACACAGCCTGAACCGACGGAACAAATGCATATGCGAACTCCACGACCATGGCTTGACATTTTCTACAGCGGAAGACGCCACCACAATTTCATGGTAAAGGGTTTGTTGACCACGTTTCTGTAGATTCGTTGCAATCCGGCAATGCAACAATCGCGGCCGGATCCGAAACAGGAGCCGCCGACGACTGCCCCCACCGTCGAGGCTGGCCCCAGACTGCCACCTTGCGGAGTGATTCGGGCCATGACGGCCGAAGCCCCGCAGAGAAACGGAACCGACAGCTGATGATCAGAAACCGCAGGACGTTTTTCCGTCATATCGCAGCCGCTCTCGTCCTAACCGCCGCAACGCTCGGCACCGCCCCCGCGCGCGCCGATGCCGGATTCCAGAACTGGATCAACGAATTCTACACGACGGCCGCCAAGGCCGGCATCACCAAGGCGACCTATCGCCAAGCCTTCGCCGGCGTGAAGTCGCCCGACCAGACGGTCATCGAGAAGGCGAACTACCAGCCGGAGTTCAAGCACAAGATCTGGGAATACATCGATTCCCGCGTGAACCCCTACACCAAGCGCGTCGGCCAGGAGATGGCGACGAAGCACGCCCGCACCCTGAACGCGCTGGAAAAGCACTTCGGCGTCGACAAGACCATCCTGCTCGCGATCTGGTCGATGGAATCCAACTACGGCGCCGTGCTCGAGAAGGATGATCGCCTTCACTACGTGCCGCGCGCACTCGCCACCCTTGCCTATGCCGACCCGAAGCGCTCGAACTACGCCAAGAAGCAGCTGATCGCAGCGCTGAAGATCCTCCAGAGCGGCGACATCACGCCGCGCGAGCTGACTGGCTCCTGGGCGGGCGCCATGGGCCACACGCAATTCATCCCGACGAGCTACCTGCTCTATGCGGTTGACGCCGATGGCAATGGCCACCGCGACATCTGGAACTCGGTGCCGGATGCGCTGGCGACCGCCGCCAACCTCTTGAAGAAGAACGGCTGGCAGCCGGGCGAAACCTGGGGCTACGAAGTCGCGCCGCCGGCAAATGCCGCGAAATATTCCGGCCAGACAAAGACGCTTGCCGAATGGGCGTCGCTCGGCTTCGGCCGGCCAAACGGCAAGGGCTTCCGCAATGGCAGCATTCGCGCAGAACTCAAGCTGCCGAGCGGTGGCGAGGGTCCCGGCTTCCTGATGACCAAGAACTTCTTCGTCATCAAGCGCTACAACGCCTCCGACAGCTACGCTCTTGGCGTCGGCCTTCTTGCCGACCAGATCGCCGGCTACCAGGGTATGCAGCAGCGCTGGCCGCGTCCGGACGGCTCGCTCGACATCAGCGAGAAGTTCGAACTCCAGAACCGCCTGAAGGAGCTCGGCTACTACAGTGGCGAAGTCGACGGCAATTTCGGTTCCGGTTCGAAGGCCGCGATCCAGGCGTTCCAGTCGAAGAACGGCCTGCCGCCGGATGGACAGCCGACGCAGATGCTGCTGCGGGCATTGCGCAACTAGCGGGATCAAGCGGTTTTACGACCGCCACATCCGTGAGATAAATGACGAGAAGCGCGCCGCACCCCGTGCGGCGCGCTGAGACGTCACAGCGGCTTAAGGCCGCCCGAACTCGCTATGAACGGGCATAGAAGCAGATGACAAGCACGCGCCGCGCGCAACCGCACCGAACGCCCTTCGGGATTGCGACAATCTGCATTGCCGCGATGGCGATGGTCGTCGTCGGCCTTTTCGCGAGCTTTGCCGAAGCGCAGGAACGGGTCCAGCGGCGCACCCTGTTCCAGATGCTTTTCGGCGGCCTGTCGCGCGAACGACCGGTCTATGAGGACCGTGACTATTTTCCCGAGCAGCCGCGCCCCAAACGCCAGCGCCAGCAGCAACAGCAGCGCCAGAAGGGCCTGGGGCAACAGAAGCAGAAGCCGAAGGCCACCGATACACCGGCCGCCGCGCCGGTGGTGGTGGAGAAGGCACCGGACGCCAAGAAGGTTCTGGTCGTCGGCGACTTCATGGCCGGCAGCCTCGGCGACGGCCTGAAGACCGCCTTCGAGATGACACCCGGCATCGCCGTCGAGACACGGGCGAACGGCTCGTCCGGCCTGGTGCGCGAGGATTACTTCAACTGGCCGGGCACCCTTCCCGGCTACGTCGGTGAAGTAAAGCCATCGGTGATCATCATCAGCCTCGGCGCCAATGATCGGCAGCAGATGCAGATGGGCGACGTCAAGGAGAAGTTCCGCAGCGATCTCTGGACGGAAGAGTATCGCAAGCGCGTCAATGCGCTGGCGGCCCTTGCCCGCAAGGAGAAGCTGCCGGTTCTCTGGGTCGGCATGCCGCCGTTCCAGTCGGCTGCGATGACCGCCGACATGGTGACCTTCAACGGCATCTATCGAGAGGAAATCGAGAAGGTCGGCGGCCAGTTCGTCGACATCTGGGATGGCTTCGTCGACGAGGGCGGAAAATTCGTCCTGACCGGCTCCGACATCAACGGTCAGCAGGTTCGCCTGCGCGGCGCCGATGGCGTCAACCTCACCAAGGCCGGCAAGCGCAAGCTCGCTTTCTATGTCGAGAAGGACATTCGCCGGCTGCTCGGCGATGCCGCCGCGACCGACAAGAACGTGCCGGGAGCGGGAGAACTCAAGGACCTGGTGGTAACGGCACCGCTTGGCAACGAGGATATCGTCAAGACCCAGCCGATCGGCCTGACCGATCCGGCGCTGGATGGCGCCGGGTCGTTGCTTGGCAACGCCGCACCGGACAAGGGCAACGGCAAGAGCCCGCGCGACCTGCTGGTCGAGAAGGGCGATATCGCCGCCGCACCCGCGGGCCGCGTCGACGACTTCCGCCTGTCGAAGCCAAGTACGGTGATCAGCAATCCGGTGATCCGCAACTAAGGCATGTCGCGTAGAACGGTGCCGCCGTTTTGCGAAAACGACATCCGAAATATCCAGAGCCCAAGGAGCGAATCTGAAAGATCGCGACGCGCTTTGGAACCAGCCTCAGCCCAGGACTGCCGAGCCTTCGGCACGGTCCAAAAAAAGCCCCGCATCGCTGCGGGGCTTTTTTCATGCTTGGGAGTGAACGCTTATCGCGGCAGGGTCGTCGAGCCCATCAGCGCCTCGTCGATCGCCCGCGCCGCCTGGCGGCCCTCGCGGATCGCCCAGACGACGAGCGACTGGCCGCGACGCACGTCGCCGGCGGTCCAGAGCTTTTCGACCGAGGTCTTGTAGTCGCGCTCGTTGGCAACGACATTGGTCGAGCCGCGGCGGTCGGTGTTGAGCGTCAGCTTGCCGCCGAGATCCTTCAGCACGCTGTTGGTGAAGGGACCGCTGAAGCCGATAGCGATGAAGGCAAGATCCGCCTTGATGATGAACTCGGTGCCGGCGACCGGCTTGCGACGGTCATCCACCTGGCAGCACTTCACGCCGGTCAGGTTGCCGTCCTCGTCGCCAATGAACTCGAGTGTCGCCACCTGGAACTCGCGGATGGCGCCCTCGGCCTGGCTGGAGGAGGTGCGCATCTTCGTCGCCCAGAACGGCCAGACGGCGAGCTTGTCTTCCTTTTCCGGCGGCTGCGGACGGATGTCGAGCTGGGTCACCTTGACCGCGCCCTGGCGGAAGGCAGTGCCGACGCAGTCCGACGCAGTGTCGCCACCGCCGACAACGACGATGTGCTTGCCGCCGGCAAGGATCGGCTGCGACGGCCAGCCGACGCTGTCGATGTTCTCGCGGCCGACGCGGCGGTTCTGCTGGACGAGATAGGGCATGGCGTCATGCACGCCGGCGAACTGGACGCCCGGGATGCCCGCGTCGCGCGGCGTTTCCGAGCCGCCGCAGTAGAGCACGGCATCGTGGTCGTCGAGCAGGCGCTGCATCGGCACGTCGACGCCGACATTGATGCCGCAATGGAAGGTGACGCCCTCGCCCCGCATCTGGTCGACGCGACGGTCGATGAAGTTCTTCTCCATCTTGAAGTCCGGGATGCCGTAGCGCAAAAGGCCACCGGGCTTGGTCTCGCGCTCGTAGACGTGAACCTCGTGGCCGGCGCGGGCAAGCTGCTGGGCCGCTGCCATGCCGGCAGGTCCCGAGCCGATGATCGCGACCTTCTTGCCGGTTTTGGTAACGGCCGGCTGCGGCACGATGTAGCCCATCTCATAGGCCTTGTCGGCAATCGCCTGCTCGACCGTCTTGATCGCGACCGGCGTGTCTTCAAGGTTCAGCGTGCAGGCTTCCTCGCAGGGAGCCGGGCAGACGCGACCGGTGAATTCCGGGAAGTTGTTGGTCGAATGCAGGTTGCGGATCGCCTCATCCCAGTTGCCGTTGTAGACGAGGTCGTTCCAGTCCGGGATCTGGTTGTGCACCGGGCAGCCGGTCGGCCCATGGCAATAGGGAATGCCACAGTCCATGCAGCGAGCAGCCTGCTTCTGCACTTCCGGTTCTGACATCGGAATGGTGAATTCACGGAAATGGCGGATGCGGTCAGACGCCGGCTGGTACTTTGCCACTTGCCGGTCGATCTCGAGAAATCCAGTTACCTTACCCATCGTACTATCCTGAAAGCTTTGCGTCTGAACAGGCGCTTTTGACAAGCGCGCGTGAGAGGCCCCCGAACCAGTCTGTGATGAACCGGGAGCCTTGGTCACCGGGGCCTCCTATTCGGCCGCCTCTGCCATTTTCATGCGTTCCATATCCTCGAGCGCACGGCGGTACTCGACCGGCATGACCTTGCGGAATTTCGGCCGGTAATCCGTCCAGTGATCGAGGATCTCCTTCGCCCGGGGCGAACCCGTGTGGTGAAGGTGGTTGGATATCAGCTGGTAGAGCCGCTCCTCGTCGTGGCGCGTCATGTCGCCGGACACGTCAACCATGCCTTTATGCATGATGTCGCCGCCGTGATGATGCAGCTTCTCAAGCATGTCGTCCTCTTCCGGAACCGGCTGCAGCTCGACCATGGCCATGTTGCAGCGGCGAGCGAAATCGCCTTCCTCGTCGAGCACATAGGCGACACCGCCGGACATGCCGGCCGCAAAGTTGCGCCCCGTGCCGCCAAGCACGACGACGACGCCGCCGGTCATGTATTCGCAGCCGTGATCACCCACGCCCTCGACGACCGCGACCGCGCCGGAGTTGCGCACGGCGAAACGTTCGCCGGCGACGCCGTTGAAGTAGCACTCGCCCGAGATCGCGCCATAAAGCACGGTGTTGCCGACGATGATCGATTCCTGCGGAACGATCGTCGCGTTTTCCGGCGGCCGGACGATGATGCGACCGCCCGACAGACCCTTGCCGACATAGTCGTTGCCGTCGCCCACGAGGTCGAAGGTGATGCCGCGCGCCAGGAACGCGCCGAAGGACTGGCCCGCCGTGCCCTTGAGGGTCACGTGGATGGTGTCGTCCTTCAGGCCCTTGTGGCCCCAGCGCTTGGCAAGCGCACCGGCGAGCATCGCACCGGCCGACCGGTCGACGTTCTTGATCGCAGCTTCGATCTTCACCGGCGCCTTGGTTTCGAGCGCGACCTTGGCCTCCTCGATCAGCTTGCGGTCGAGAATGTCGTCGATCGGATGCTTCTGGCGCGTGGTCCAGTAGGTCTCTTCCTTCTTTGCTTCCACCTTGTGGAAAATCTTCGAGAAGTCGAGGCCGTTCGCCTTCCAGTGGGCAAGCGCACCGTCCTTTTCGAGCAGCTCGGACGCGCCGATGATCTCGTCGAGCTTCTTGACGCCAAGCGACGCTAGGATCTCGCGCACTTCTTCAGCGACGAAGAAGAAGTAGTTGATGACGTGCTCGGCCGTGCCCTTGAAGCGCTTGCGCAGCACCGGATCCTGGGTGGCCACACCGACGGGACAGGTGTTGAGGTGGCACTTGCGCATCATGATGCAGCCGGCGGCGATCAGCGGTGCGGTGGCGAAGCCGAACTCGTCGGCACCGAGCAGCGCACCGATGATGACGTCGCGTCCGGTCTTCAGGCCACCATCGACCTGAAGGGCGACGCGCGAACGCAGGCCGTTCAAGACCAGCGTCTGCTGGGTTTCGGCAAGGCCGATTTCCCACGGGCTGCCGGCATGCTTGAGCGAGGTCAGCGGCGAGGCGCCGGTACCGCCGTCGAAGCCGGCGACGGTGATGTGGTCGGCGCGCGCCTTGGCAACGCCAGCGGCAACCGTGCCGACGCCGACTTCCGAGACGAGCTTCACCGAGACGTCCGCTTCCGGATTGACGTTCTTCAGATCGTAGATCAGCTGCGCCAGGTCTTCGATCGAATAGATGTCGTGGTGCGGCGGCGGCGAGATCAGGCCGACGCCCGGTGTCGAATGGCGGGTCTTGGCAACCGTCGCATCGACCTTGTGGCCGGGCAGCTGGCCGCCTTCGCCGGGCTTGGCGCCCTGGGCGACCTTGATCTGCAGCATATCGGCGTTGACCAGGTATTCGGTGGTCACGCCGAAACGGCCGGACGCGATCTGCTTGATCGCCGAACGCTCGGGGTTAACAGAGCCGTCCGGCAGCGGCAGGTAGCGATCGCTTTCCTCGCCGCCCTCGCCGGTGTTCGACTTGCCGCCGATCCGGTTCATGGCGATGGCCAGCGTCGTGTGCGCCTCGCGGCTGATCGAGCCGAAGGACATGGCCCCGGTCGAGAAGCGCTTGACGATATCGGCGGCCGATTCCACCTCATCGACGGAGATCGGCTTGCGGCCGGCAGCCTCTGCACTCTTGACCGTGAACAGGCCACGGATCGTGTTCATCCTGAGCGCCGAGGTGTTCACCATCTCGGCAAACTCGCGGTAGCGGTCCTGAGCATTGCCGCGCACCGCATGCTGCAGCGAAGCGATCGCGTCCGGCGTCCAGGCATGGCTTTCGCCGCGCATGCGGTAGGCATATTCACCACCGATGTCGAGCGTGTTGGCGAGCACCGGATCGGCACCGAAGGCCGCCTTGTGGCGGGCGACGGTCTCGGCAGCGATCTCGTCCAGACCGATGCCTTCGATCGTCGTTGCCGTTCCGAAGAAGAACTGGTCGACAAGCTTCGACGACAGGCCGACGGCGTCGAAGATCTGCGCGCCGCAATAGGACTGGTAGGTCGAGATGCCCATCTTGGACATGACCTTGAGGATGCCCTTACCGACCGCCTTGATGTAGCGGTAGACCACTTCGCTGCCGTCGACTTCCTTCGGGAAGTCGCCGCGCTTGTGCATGTCGGTCAGCGTATCGAAGGCGAGATAGGGGTTGATCGCCTCGGCGCCGTAGCCGGCAAGCAGGCAGAAGTGATGCACTTCGCGCGGTTCGCCGGATTCGAGCACGATGCCGACCGAGGTGCGCAGGCCCTTGCGGATCAGGTGATGGTGCACAGCCGCGGTCGCAAGCAGCGCCGGGATCGCCACGCGGTCCGGCCCGACCTGACGGTCCGACAGCACGATGATGTTGTAGCCGCCCTTCACCGCCGCTTCCGCGCGCTCGCAGAGACGGTCGAGCATTTCCGGCATGCCTTCGGCACCGCGCGAAATGTCATAGGTGAAGTCGAGCGTCTTGGTGTCGAAGCGATCCTCTGTGTGACCGATCGAGCGGATCTTTTCGAGATCACCATTGGTCAGGATCGGCTGTCGCACTTCGAGCCGCTTGGCATGCGCCATGCCCTCGTGGTCGAGGATGTTCGGGCGCGGGCCGATGAAGGAGACGAGGCTCATCACCAGCTCTTCACGGATCGGGTCGATCGGCGGGTTGGTGACCTGCGCGAAGTTCTGCTTGAAGTAGGTGTAGAGCAGCTTGCGCTTGTCCGACATCGCCGAGATCGGCGTGTCGGTGCCCATCGAGCCGATCGCTTCCTGGCCGGTCGTCGCCATCGGCGACATCAGGATCTTGGTGTCTTCCAGCGTGTAGCCGAAGGCCTGCTGACGGTCGATCAGCGAGACGTCGCGGCGAAGCGCGCGCGGCTCGACCGGCTTCAGTTCTTCCAGGATGAGCTGGGTGTCCTCGAGCCACTTGCTGTAGGGGTGCTTCTGGGCAAGCGACGACTTCACCTCCTCGTCGGAGATGATGCGGCCCTGCTCCATGTCGATGAGCAGCATCTTGCCCGGCTGCAGGCGCCACTTCTTGACGATCTTGTCCTCGTCGACCGGCAGAACGCCGGCTTCGGACGCGAGAATGACGCGATCGTCAGAGGTGACAATGTAGCGGGCCGGACGCAGACCGTTGCGGTCGAGCGTGGCGCCGATCTGGCGACCATCGGTAAAGGCAACGGCCGCCGGTCCGTCCCACGGCTCCATCAAGGCTGCGTGGTATTCGTAGAACGCCTTGCGTTCGGGCGACATCAGCTGGTTTCCGGCCCAGGCTTCCGGGATCAGCATCATGACGGCATGCGACAGCGAATAACCGCCCTGAACCAGGAACTCGAGAGCGTTGTCGAAGCAGGCGGTGTCCGACTGGCCCTCATAGGAGATCGGCCAGAGCTTGGAGATGTCGTCGCCGAAGAGCGGCGAGGAGACCGACGCCTGGCGCGCCGCCATCCAGTTGACGTTGCCGCGCAGCGTGTTGATTTCGCCGTTGTGGGCGACCATGCGGTAGGGATGCGCGAGCTTCCACGACGGGAAAGTGTTGGTCGAGAAGCGCTGGTGAACGAGCGCCACCGCACTTTCGAACCGAGGATCGGCCAGGTCCTTGTAATAGGCGCCAACCTGGTATGCGAGGAACATGCCCTTGTAGACGATCGTCGAGGACGACAGCGACACGGGATAGAAGTTGCTCTCTTCGCCCTTGTATTCATCATAGATGCGGTTGGAGATCACCTTGCGGAGCGTAAAGAGGCGACGCTCGAACTCGGGGTTCGTGGCAGCATCGCGGCCGGCGCCGATGAAGATCTGGACGTGGCGCGGCTCGGTCGCTGCGATCTCGGGCGCCTTCGACAGCGACGAATTGTCGACCGGTACGTCGCGGTAGCCGATGAGCACCTGGCCCTCTTCGGCGACGACGTCCTTGATCACCTGCTTGAAGTGTTCGACGAGCGCATCGTCCTGCGGCATGAAGATGTGGCCGACGGCATATTCGCCGGCCTTCGGCAGGGTGATGCCCTGCTTCGCCATTTCCTCGCGGAAGAAGCGGTCGGGAATCTGCACGAGAATGCCCGCGCCGTCGCCCATCAGCGGATCGGCACCGACGGCACCGCGGTGCGTCAGGTTTTCGAGCATGAAGAGGCCGTCGCACACGATCTGGTGCGACTTCTGACCCTTCATATGCGCGACGAAGCCGACGCCGCAGGCGTCATGCTCGTTGCGCGGATCGTAGAGACCCTGTTTTCGCGGCAGGCCAGTCGGGAATGCGGGCGTTTTTTCAGCCGTCGCAACGCCGTGTGCGAGGTTGAGCCCAGATTGCTGTGATGGCGAATGATCCGTCATCGTTTTCCCTCCTGTTAAACCCGGCGACCGCCGGGCATGGCACCGCCCGCGCATGGCTCTTCGTTGCGTGCGAAGGCACGCCAAAAAGCCGGGGCATTCATCGTCTCATGATCCTGATCAGGTCGCAAATAAGCACGGCATCATCAGGCACTGATGTCTGCGACCATCCTGACGGCAGGCGATAACAACCGGATGAAATCCGGCAAATCCCCCTGCTGCGCACGCCGTCTGCCATTTTTTTAGGCACTCGCGGCGATTGTTCCGGTCCCTAGACCGAAATAGGACAGCAAACCTGTCCTATTTCATGTGCTCTATGCCAGAAACTACCCCCCTCTGCAAGAGGCATATCAGCAAATAATAGAGAAGATTTTGCCGAACATTGCCGGAAATTTCCGGCTTTTATAATTTAATTACGGCTTGCCGGCGTTTTCTTCCTTTTGGTTTCAAACTGGTCTCCTGTTGGCCTTTGAGCTGCCAACCGTGATTGATCCCGTAGAGAACTCGGCTAAGGTCGGTTGAATCCGTCAAAACGACGGTGAAACAGAGTGAGAAGTGATGATTTTTTCGTCTGATAACTGGGCCGGCGCCCATCCCGCGATTGCCGAAAGCCTGATGGCGCATGCCGGCGGCTATGCGTCTGCCTATGGGACCAGCGACCTTGATCGGAAGGTGGAAAAAAAGTTCGCCGAGATATTCGAACGAGATGTCGCCGTCTTCTTCGTCGGCACGGGAACGGCTGCCAATTCTCTGGCACTTGCGAGTGCCTACCGGGCGGGTGGCCTCACCTTCTGCCATCGCGAAGCGCATGTCATCGCCGACGAATGCGGCGCACCGGAATTCTTCTCGCACGGCGCCAGGCTGAAGCCCGTCGACGGTCCCCGCGGCAAGATGGAGGCCGCACGGCTGGAAGCCGAGATCCGGCGCTATCCATCGGACAACGTCCATGGGGGCCAACCGGCGGCGGTCTCGCTGACCCAGGCAACGGAAAGCGGCACGGTCTATTCGCTCGCGGAGATCGAGGCGATCGCGGCCGTTGCCAAGGCGCACAAGCTGCCGCTGCACATGGATGGCGCCCGCTTCGCCAACGCGCTCGTCGGCCTCGGCGCAACGCCCGCCGAAATGACCTGGAAGCGTGGCGTCGATCTCGTCTCCTTCGGCGGCACCAAGAACGGCTGCTGGTGCGCCGAGGCGTTGGTGCTCTTCGACCTCTCGAAAGCGCATGAGATGCATTTCCTGCGCAAGCGTTCGGCCCAGCTCTTCTCCAAGTCGCGCTTCGTCTCGGCGCAGTTCGACGCCTATTTTGCCGGCGATCTCTGGCTGAACCTCGCACGCCATTCCAATGCAATGGCCACCCGCCTTGCCGAGGGAATCTCCGCCTCGAAGACGAGCCGGCTCGCCTGGCAGGCGGATGCCAACGAGGTCTTCCCGATCCTGAGGAAGGACGTGGCAGCGAAGCTGAGACAGCAGGGAGCTGTCTTCTATGACTGGCCGGTACCCCACGACCTCGATGGAAGCCTTACGCCGGACGAAGGTCTCTACCGGCTGGTGACCAGCTTCGCGACGAAGGCCGATGACGTCGACCGGTTCGTTGCCGGCTGCTGAAGCAATTCCAGGAAAATGGTGAACGCTTAGTTCTGTAAGCGACACGCCTTGAGAAACCGAACCATCCCGCTGCCTGAGCGGGATGGTACATCCACATCAAGCCTGCCCCTGCAGTGTCCTCACATTGGAGAGAATCTCGACCGAAAGTGCTGCACTCAGTTTCCGGTCGACGCCCTTGCTCGGCACCAGCACGAATTCCACGTCTTCAAGCGGCGGCAGGGCGCCGGCGGGTATCTCCTTCAGCCCCGACGGCACCATGCTGCGCGGCTGCACCAGCACGCCCATGCCGGCGCGGGCAGCCGCCGTCAGGCCGCTGAGACTGCCGCAGGTGCAGACGATGCGCCACGGCAAGCGATGCCGGTCGAGCACTTCGAGCGCGACGCTGCGCGTGATGCTCGGCGGCGGAAAGGCGATCAGTGGCAGCACCTTGTCCCGCCGGATCCTCTCGGGGTCACGCGCCAGCCAGACGAGCGGCTCGCGATAGACGAGTTCGCCCCTGAGGTCGCCGAGCCTTCGCTTGGCAAGCACGAGATCGATCTCGCCATTGTCCTGCATCTGGTAGAGCACGCCGCTCAAGGCGACGGTCAGTTCAAGATCGACCGACGGATGGGCGCGGACGAAATCTTCGAGAACCGCTGGCAACCGGCTCATGACGAAGTCCTCGGAAACGCCGAGGCGCAGGCGACCGCGCAGGCTGCTTTCGGCAAAAAGCGCCCGCACCTCGCCGTCGATCGCCAGCATCGAGCGGGCATGGGCAAGCAACGCCTGACCGTCCGCGGTCAGCGATACGCGGTGCGTATCACGGGCAACGAGCGTCCGTCCGAGCGAGGCCTCAAGCCTTTGAATATGCTGGCTCACCGTCGATTGCCCGAGCGACAGTTTCTCCGCCGCGAGCGTGAAGCTGCCCATTTGCTCGAGGGCGACGAAGCTGCGCAACTGCACGAGATCCAGCATGGCTCATCTCATTTCGTGATAACTGTTATTCCTTGCATCCTGCTTCATAATGCGTGATCCCGGCAAGACGTTTGATGACGAGCAAGTGACCTGATATGCGCCGCTACCTACC is a window from the Ensifer adhaerens genome containing:
- a CDS encoding LysR substrate-binding domain-containing protein gives rise to the protein MLDLVQLRSFVALEQMGSFTLAAEKLSLGQSTVSQHIQRLEASLGRTLVARDTHRVSLTADGQALLAHARSMLAIDGEVRALFAESSLRGRLRLGVSEDFVMSRLPAVLEDFVRAHPSVDLELTVALSGVLYQMQDNGEIDLVLAKRRLGDLRGELVYREPLVWLARDPERIRRDKVLPLIAFPPPSITRSVALEVLDRHRLPWRIVCTCGSLSGLTAAARAGMGVLVQPRSMVPSGLKEIPAGALPPLEDVEFVLVPSKGVDRKLSAALSVEILSNVRTLQGQA